One part of the Chitinispirillales bacterium ANBcel5 genome encodes these proteins:
- a CDS encoding SUMF1/EgtB/PvdO family nonheme iron enzyme produces MTKKSFCSVIMLVTFLYSSLSAGEVSLAGSVVDKSGNPVENAEVKLQSDQSITTFTNSDGQFVLTPETTSITKNRIQPSTPYAALKGNGVDVNLTTPSDIGLSVYSMSGRKVYEYTSGQLNPGLNRVALPMNRLGSGVYVVSVLHDGNRSVFRYVTANQRGFDLTSYSKTSTVRTSELHRSAAVQSDFVDTLVVAAFGYATKRYPLSGYILEDIDITLEAIAVELDDFTETVNGESFEMLFIPGGTFTIGCESDNCPPDTDPVSGVTVSSYFIGKTEVTRGLWEAVMEQSPSGFGRPEDSHTGMTWYDAMEFACRLSQLTGRRYRMTTEAEWEYAAKNHLSRMDRIGVGEEWAYNSWNSTHSGGTDPVGPASGQHTQKTRRDAQGTVDNITGRLIRSIEGAGPALRLAVSAEMNYPPEMVPPCELSAPQMGDEPVNSYRDPRWVTGSDAHWTVGSIAIGSFDLRVWEDGTARLGTTNGQWFTSNNIAFVFVPNSGSSVHFAYIFLDETQASLISDQGFGFGSRGYIGRIVKESTDYYEKPSISDLQSGAQLAASAGDNYRMVDMINIPESAREQDPRLLDGPDHGWFQDNSSAGGVHHYRKDIDPDEFRFTVNQRSSSVMLANGEWFTVNNTFLRITHSDGYTADYLYAIDDNGTLYHNSFMAYERGDFRMFSVTENNSAAFSATCGSICEGEVPKGEGSSLYSRMDNGHSTFVPAPCPPGGCE; encoded by the coding sequence ATGACTAAAAAATCATTCTGTTCAGTTATCATGCTGGTTACCTTTCTTTACTCATCACTTAGTGCCGGTGAAGTTAGCCTGGCAGGTAGTGTAGTTGATAAATCGGGTAACCCGGTAGAAAATGCAGAAGTGAAGCTTCAAAGCGATCAGAGCATAACTACCTTCACCAACTCTGATGGCCAGTTTGTACTTACCCCTGAGACTACCTCAATTACCAAAAATCGTATACAGCCTTCTACCCCCTATGCCGCGCTTAAAGGTAATGGTGTAGATGTTAACCTTACAACACCGTCTGATATCGGATTATCGGTTTATTCCATGTCCGGAAGAAAGGTGTATGAATATACTTCCGGGCAGCTAAACCCAGGGTTAAACAGAGTAGCATTACCGATGAACAGGCTTGGTTCAGGTGTTTATGTTGTTTCTGTGCTCCATGATGGCAACAGGAGTGTATTCAGATATGTAACAGCGAATCAGAGGGGGTTTGATCTTACCAGCTACAGCAAAACCAGTACAGTTAGAACTTCTGAGCTTCATAGATCAGCAGCAGTCCAGTCTGATTTTGTAGATACACTGGTCGTTGCCGCTTTCGGATACGCCACGAAACGCTATCCTCTGAGCGGCTATATCCTGGAAGACATTGATATCACACTGGAAGCAATAGCAGTTGAGTTGGACGATTTCACGGAAACTGTAAACGGTGAATCTTTTGAGATGCTCTTCATCCCTGGCGGCACATTTACTATAGGATGCGAAAGCGATAACTGCCCACCCGATACAGACCCCGTTTCGGGTGTGACAGTCAGCAGCTATTTCATTGGTAAAACCGAGGTGACAAGGGGTCTGTGGGAAGCAGTAATGGAACAAAGCCCTTCGGGTTTCGGCCGTCCTGAGGACTCCCACACAGGTATGACCTGGTACGATGCCATGGAATTTGCCTGCCGGTTAAGCCAGTTAACAGGTCGTCGGTATCGCATGACTACAGAGGCAGAATGGGAGTACGCGGCAAAAAATCACCTGAGCAGAATGGACAGAATAGGTGTCGGTGAAGAATGGGCATATAACAGTTGGAATTCCACGCATTCAGGAGGAACAGATCCCGTAGGGCCGGCCAGCGGGCAGCACACTCAAAAAACACGACGTGATGCCCAGGGAACAGTCGACAATATTACAGGACGCCTGATCCGCTCAATTGAAGGTGCAGGTCCCGCGTTGCGTTTGGCTGTCTCGGCTGAGATGAACTACCCGCCGGAGATGGTTCCACCATGCGAACTTAGCGCTCCGCAGATGGGGGACGAACCGGTGAATTCTTACCGCGATCCACGCTGGGTAACCGGCAGCGATGCACACTGGACGGTAGGTTCAATAGCCATAGGTAGTTTTGATCTAAGGGTTTGGGAGGACGGAACCGCACGATTAGGCACCACTAACGGTCAGTGGTTTACTTCAAATAACATTGCGTTTGTGTTTGTTCCCAATTCAGGATCCAGTGTACATTTTGCCTATATCTTTCTTGATGAAACTCAGGCTTCTCTTATTTCCGATCAGGGCTTCGGTTTCGGAAGCCGCGGCTACATAGGAAGAATAGTAAAAGAGTCCACCGATTATTACGAAAAACCTTCCATATCCGATCTGCAGAGCGGAGCCCAATTAGCAGCTTCTGCCGGTGATAACTATAGAATGGTGGACATGATCAACATTCCGGAGTCGGCCAGAGAGCAAGACCCACGGCTACTCGACGGACCAGACCATGGATGGTTCCAGGACAACAGCAGCGCCGGAGGAGTACACCACTACAGAAAAGACATAGACCCTGATGAATTCAGGTTCACCGTCAATCAACGATCAAGCAGCGTAATGCTTGCCAACGGCGAATGGTTTACAGTCAACAACACCTTCCTGCGCATTACGCATTCAGACGGCTATACAGCCGATTACCTCTATGCCATAGATGATAATGGAACACTCTATCATAACTCATTTATGGCGTATGAACGGGGAGACTTTCGGATGTTCTCTGTAACCGAAAACAACAGTGCTGCCTTCAGCGCCACCTGCGGTAGCATCTGCGAAGGGGAGGTCCCAAAGGGTGAAGGGTCTTCGCTCTATTCTCGCATGGACAACGGGCATTCTACATTTGTGCCGGCGCCGTGTCCACCGGGCGGGTGTGAGTGA
- the pflA gene encoding pyruvate formate-lyase-activating protein — translation MTSPIARVGTIHSIETFGTVDGPGIRYTIFFQGCPLRCRYCHNRDTWNTEGGRQVTIDELLEEIEQYRPFLESSGGGVTATGGEPLLQAEFLCELFSELKAREIHTALDTSGFTAITPVVRQLLEVTDLVLLDIKHIDEEKHKKLTCVSNGWILEFAQYLSRNNKTMWIRHVVLEGYFEDDQSDHRLAEFVRKLSNVERVELLPYHSMGAFKWEALGLEYPLEGIEPPSAEKMEAVVEIFRAHGIEVTV, via the coding sequence ATGACTTCACCTATAGCAAGAGTTGGTACTATTCACTCGATCGAGACCTTTGGAACTGTAGACGGGCCGGGGATACGGTATACCATTTTTTTTCAGGGCTGTCCTCTGCGGTGCAGGTATTGCCATAACCGGGATACCTGGAATACCGAAGGGGGGCGGCAGGTAACAATTGATGAGCTTCTGGAGGAGATAGAGCAGTACCGGCCATTTCTGGAATCTTCAGGGGGCGGGGTTACCGCTACCGGTGGTGAACCCCTTCTGCAGGCTGAGTTTTTGTGTGAGTTATTTAGTGAACTAAAGGCCAGGGAAATCCATACAGCACTGGACACTTCTGGTTTTACAGCGATCACTCCTGTTGTCAGGCAGCTTCTTGAGGTAACAGATCTGGTGTTACTGGATATCAAACATATAGATGAAGAGAAACACAAAAAGTTGACTTGTGTTTCCAATGGATGGATTTTGGAGTTTGCGCAGTATCTTTCGCGGAACAATAAAACGATGTGGATCAGGCACGTTGTTCTGGAAGGGTATTTTGAAGACGATCAGAGCGATCACCGTCTGGCTGAATTCGTTAGAAAACTATCCAATGTGGAGAGAGTTGAGCTTTTGCCGTATCATTCAATGGGGGCTTTTAAATGGGAAGCGCTGGGTCTTGAATATCCTCTGGAGGGAATCGAACCGCCCTCTGCGGAGAAGATGGAGGCGGTTGTTGAGATATTCAGGGCTCATGGTATTGAGGTTACGGTTTAG
- a CDS encoding P-II family nitrogen regulator, translated as MKEVLAIIRINKINDTKKALNEAGITSFSATGRVLGRGKGTVDFRVLQGAQEGLPEAIPLLGDGPRLVPKRLITVVVSDDWVDRTVEAIISVNQTGTAGDGKIFVMPIMEATRVRTGETVSGLSGGTVLDSSGGLEK; from the coding sequence ATGAAAGAAGTCCTGGCGATAATTCGAATAAATAAAATCAACGACACAAAAAAAGCTCTTAACGAGGCGGGTATAACCTCGTTTAGCGCCACCGGCCGGGTCCTTGGAAGAGGAAAAGGAACGGTAGATTTTCGTGTCCTCCAAGGTGCCCAGGAGGGATTGCCAGAAGCGATCCCGCTTCTGGGGGATGGTCCACGTTTGGTGCCAAAACGCTTGATCACCGTAGTTGTTTCGGATGATTGGGTAGATAGAACTGTTGAAGCAATTATCAGTGTTAACCAAACTGGTACCGCTGGTGACGGAAAAATATTTGTGATGCCAATTATGGAAGCCACCCGTGTGCGGACCGGAGAGACGGTGTCCGGATTATCGGGGGGAACAGTTCTTGATTCCTCAGGAGGTTTGGAAAAATGA
- a CDS encoding alpha/beta hydrolase, whose amino-acid sequence MATFVIVHGGWGGGWEWTPVAGLLRQRGHEVFTPTLTGLGERSHIGTDIGLSDHIEDILALFQFEMLSDVILCGHSYSGMVITGVADRIPEKVKLLTYIDAFFPRDGDRLIDLVPPEVAETLMRSAKELDGKMIPYPSVVYPPEGVIPESVRENYIKRMRPQPLNTNTEPIHLSGDVDRVQHGFVHCTQSEAGFLIPFARKAKSEGWLYREIATEHDLHLLDPEGTAGVLSEMADTD is encoded by the coding sequence TTGGCTACATTTGTGATAGTCCACGGTGGTTGGGGTGGTGGATGGGAATGGACACCTGTTGCCGGGCTGCTCAGACAGCGGGGTCATGAGGTTTTCACCCCTACCCTTACCGGTTTGGGTGAACGGTCCCACATCGGTACCGATATCGGTTTGTCAGATCATATCGAGGATATACTGGCACTGTTTCAGTTCGAAATGCTCAGTGATGTTATACTGTGTGGACACAGTTACAGTGGCATGGTCATTACCGGGGTGGCAGACCGCATACCTGAAAAGGTAAAACTGTTAACTTATATCGATGCTTTTTTTCCCCGGGATGGTGATCGCCTCATAGATCTTGTTCCACCGGAAGTAGCAGAAACACTAATGCGGTCCGCAAAAGAGTTGGATGGTAAGATGATACCCTACCCATCGGTAGTCTATCCCCCTGAAGGAGTAATTCCGGAGAGCGTTCGGGAGAACTACATAAAGCGCATGCGTCCACAGCCACTAAACACAAACACAGAACCGATACACCTCAGCGGTGATGTCGATCGAGTGCAACATGGGTTTGTTCACTGCACCCAATCTGAAGCAGGCTTTTTGATTCCGTTTGCCAGGAAAGCAAAGAGCGAGGGTTGGCTGTACCGTGAGATTGCCACCGAACATGATCTTCACCTTTTAGATCCTGAGGGCACAGCGGGAGTGCTTAGTGAGATGGCTGATACAGATTAA
- a CDS encoding glycoside hydrolase family 5 protein, with the protein MMHTAGNSVQYRRHFFNLHNWLLVLLFVFYGQGFSGHLFGVNLASAEFGNQYPGVYGSDYTYPDVSSLDYYAAKGLKLIRLPFRWERMQRELYSELDSLELQRMDAFIDGVSERGMWVIPDMHNYARRVMDDQIHIIGSQELSVRAFADFWRRFAEHYRDEASIWGYDLCNEPHDMGQYSWFDAAQAAIDAIREVDTATAVIVSGDDWSSAQRWLSASAHLGDLIDPYDNIIFQAHQYFDRDASGRYQHSYDDENASPETGVERVKPFVQWLQENNFRGFVGEYGIPDDDPRWLVTLENFLAYLEENGVSGTYWAGGPWWGDYPLSCEPKNGQHRPHMSVLKQYTGVTSVSKSSGTTAVIGKTTGIQLNKQSLFIPHYYDGLTLYRLNGRAVFSFDTHGHHTFPVPLRSGTYIVRMHGDFSAQQYGTVQIVQ; encoded by the coding sequence ATGATGCACACAGCAGGAAATTCAGTCCAGTACCGCAGGCACTTTTTCAACCTGCATAATTGGCTACTGGTCTTACTCTTTGTTTTTTATGGTCAGGGATTTTCCGGGCATCTGTTTGGGGTAAATCTGGCTTCTGCAGAGTTTGGAAACCAGTACCCGGGAGTATACGGATCTGACTACACCTACCCTGATGTTAGCTCTCTTGATTATTACGCTGCTAAGGGCCTGAAACTTATCCGGTTACCCTTTCGATGGGAGCGGATGCAAAGAGAACTGTATTCTGAATTGGACTCCCTTGAGCTCCAAAGGATGGATGCTTTTATCGACGGTGTGAGCGAAAGAGGCATGTGGGTAATTCCTGATATGCACAACTATGCACGCAGAGTCATGGATGACCAGATACACATCATTGGATCTCAGGAACTATCAGTTAGAGCGTTTGCGGACTTTTGGCGAAGGTTTGCTGAGCACTACCGGGATGAAGCTTCCATTTGGGGATATGATCTTTGTAATGAACCCCACGATATGGGGCAATATTCCTGGTTTGATGCGGCACAGGCTGCAATTGATGCCATACGGGAGGTTGACACTGCGACTGCTGTTATCGTCAGCGGCGATGACTGGAGCAGCGCTCAACGGTGGCTTTCGGCAAGTGCCCATCTTGGGGATCTCATTGATCCATACGACAACATCATCTTCCAGGCTCATCAGTACTTTGACCGCGATGCCTCCGGACGATACCAGCACAGCTACGATGATGAAAACGCTTCCCCTGAAACAGGGGTAGAGAGGGTGAAGCCTTTCGTGCAATGGCTTCAGGAAAACAACTTCAGGGGATTTGTTGGAGAATATGGTATTCCCGATGATGATCCACGGTGGTTGGTTACACTGGAAAATTTTCTTGCATACCTTGAGGAAAATGGTGTCAGCGGTACCTACTGGGCAGGCGGGCCCTGGTGGGGAGATTACCCTTTGAGCTGTGAACCGAAAAATGGTCAGCACAGACCACATATGAGTGTATTAAAACAATATACCGGAGTTACATCAGTAAGTAAAAGCTCAGGAACCACAGCAGTGATTGGCAAAACCACTGGTATACAGTTGAACAAACAATCGCTTTTCATTCCACACTATTATGACGGGCTCACTCTCTACCGGCTTAATGGCAGAGCTGTTTTCAGTTTTGATACACACGGGCACCATACATTTCCTGTCCCGTTACGGTCAGGAACCTACATTGTACGTATGCACGGTGATTTTTCTGCTCAGCAGTACGGAACCGTACAAATTGTGCAGTGA
- the pflB gene encoding formate C-acetyltransferase, which yields MNNRNQPGKEQEVLRKPFRPGNWNKEIDLRDFIQRNYTPYTGDDTFLKGPTGRTKAVWQKTTVLLSQELKRGGMYDLDVKTISTIVSHNPGYIDKDNELIVGVQTDAPLRRAIMPYGGIRMVEKAAQAYGYKLDPTVKEIFQQYRKTHNDAVFDAYTSEMKAARNAGIITGLPDAYGRGRIIGDYRRVPLYGVDRLIEDKQEQLESLELDLMEENTIRAREEISEQIRALKELIEMAKSYGYDITRPAQSAKEAVQWLYFAYLGAVKEQNGAAMSIGRISTFLDIYMERDIQAGVLSEKEAQELIDDLVIKLRLVRYLRTPDYNELFSGDPTWVTEVIGGTGMDGRTLVTRTSFRILQTLFNLGPAPEPNLTVLWSKDLPQGFKDFCAKVSIKTSSIQYENDDLMRRYWGDDYGIACCVSAMRIGKQMQFFGARCNLGKALLYAINGGRDEMRGIQVGPRFEPILSEYLDYDEVMSKFDAYLEWLSLLYINTLNVIHAMHDKYAYERIQFALHDRDIFRTMACGIAGLSVVADSLSAMKHSKVKVIRDESGMAVDFEVEGEYPKFGNNDDRADQIAVDLIERFMKKLYKRTTYRNSKPTLSVLTITSNVVYGKKTGSTPDGRKGGEPFAPGANPMHGRDSKGALASLASVAKLPYAYAQDGISYTFSIEPASLAKSESDQIKNLRSLLDGYFAQMGHHINVNVLDRAMLLDAIDHPEKYPQLTVRVSGYAVNFTKLTREQQLDVINRTFHAKF from the coding sequence ATGAACAATCGTAATCAACCAGGAAAAGAGCAGGAAGTACTTCGCAAACCATTCAGGCCAGGCAACTGGAATAAGGAGATCGACCTTCGGGACTTTATCCAGCGCAACTACACCCCTTATACCGGTGATGATACTTTTCTCAAGGGGCCAACCGGGCGGACCAAAGCAGTCTGGCAAAAGACGACAGTTTTGCTCTCCCAGGAGCTCAAAAGAGGCGGCATGTATGATCTTGATGTTAAAACGATCTCCACAATTGTCAGCCATAATCCAGGATATATCGATAAGGATAATGAGCTGATTGTTGGCGTGCAGACCGATGCGCCGCTTAGACGGGCGATCATGCCCTATGGTGGTATCAGAATGGTTGAAAAGGCCGCCCAAGCCTATGGCTACAAACTGGACCCCACAGTAAAAGAGATTTTCCAGCAGTATCGCAAAACTCATAATGACGCGGTTTTTGACGCCTACACCAGTGAAATGAAAGCTGCAAGAAATGCGGGTATTATTACCGGGCTTCCCGATGCCTATGGACGGGGGAGAATAATTGGCGACTACAGGCGGGTCCCGCTCTATGGAGTAGACCGACTCATTGAGGATAAGCAGGAGCAGCTCGAGTCCCTTGAACTGGATTTAATGGAAGAAAATACCATAAGGGCCAGGGAAGAGATCTCTGAACAGATCAGAGCATTAAAAGAGCTTATTGAGATGGCTAAAAGTTATGGTTATGATATAACCCGGCCCGCACAATCGGCCAAAGAAGCGGTGCAGTGGCTTTATTTTGCCTATCTTGGTGCAGTGAAGGAACAAAATGGTGCTGCCATGAGCATCGGGCGTATCAGTACGTTTCTTGATATCTATATGGAAAGGGATATCCAGGCGGGGGTACTAAGCGAAAAAGAGGCGCAGGAACTTATCGATGATCTGGTGATAAAGCTTCGTTTGGTCAGATACCTGCGTACACCCGATTATAATGAACTCTTTTCCGGTGATCCGACCTGGGTGACCGAAGTGATCGGTGGTACCGGAATGGATGGGCGGACACTGGTTACCCGAACCAGTTTTCGAATCCTGCAGACCCTTTTCAATCTTGGACCGGCACCGGAGCCAAACCTGACAGTGCTGTGGTCAAAAGACCTGCCGCAGGGTTTTAAGGATTTCTGTGCAAAAGTCTCTATAAAAACAAGTTCCATTCAATACGAAAATGATGATCTCATGCGTCGGTACTGGGGTGATGATTACGGTATTGCCTGTTGTGTTTCAGCCATGCGAATAGGTAAACAGATGCAATTCTTTGGTGCCAGATGTAACCTGGGTAAAGCGCTTCTTTACGCGATCAATGGGGGCCGGGATGAGATGAGAGGCATACAGGTGGGGCCGCGTTTTGAACCGATTCTCAGTGAATATCTGGATTATGATGAGGTGATGAGTAAGTTTGATGCTTATCTGGAGTGGCTTTCACTGCTGTATATCAACACACTAAATGTTATCCACGCTATGCATGATAAATACGCCTATGAACGTATTCAGTTTGCGCTCCATGACCGGGACATATTCAGGACCATGGCTTGTGGAATCGCCGGATTATCCGTTGTCGCTGATTCTCTCTCGGCAATGAAACACTCTAAAGTTAAGGTGATCCGTGATGAATCCGGGATGGCTGTCGATTTTGAAGTAGAGGGAGAGTATCCAAAGTTTGGCAATAACGATGACAGAGCGGATCAGATAGCGGTTGATCTTATTGAGCGGTTTATGAAAAAGCTATACAAACGTACTACGTATCGTAACTCCAAACCAACCCTTTCTGTGCTTACTATCACATCCAATGTTGTGTATGGAAAGAAAACGGGGAGCACTCCTGATGGCAGAAAAGGTGGTGAACCATTTGCCCCCGGTGCAAATCCCATGCATGGCCGTGATTCAAAGGGAGCTTTGGCATCACTGGCGTCTGTGGCGAAACTTCCGTATGCCTATGCTCAGGATGGTATCTCCTATACCTTTTCCATTGAGCCGGCATCACTTGCCAAATCCGAATCCGATCAGATAAAAAATTTGCGATCATTGCTCGATGGATATTTCGCGCAGATGGGGCATCATATAAATGTCAATGTTCTTGACCGGGCCATGCTGCTGGACGCAATCGATCATCCGGAAAAATACCCTCAGCTTACGGTAAGGGTTTCGGGATACGCGGTAAATTTCACCAAGCTTACCCGGGAACAGCAGCTTGATGTTATTAACAGGACTTTTCATGCTAAGTTTTAG
- the nifH gene encoding nitrogenase iron protein, whose translation MRKIAIYGKGGIGKSTTTQNTVAGLAEMGKKVMVVGCDPKADSTRLLLGGLAQKTVLDTLREEGEDVELEDIIREGYGKTRCVESGGPEPGVGCAGRGIITSVNLLEQLGGYSDDWELDYAFYDVLGDVVCGGFAMPIREGKAQEIYIVVSGEMMAMYACNNICKGIVKFADAGGVRLGGIICNSRKVDNEREMIQEFAKKLGSQMIHFVPRDNMVQKAEINRKTVIDYDPTHSQADEYRQLAKKVDENELKVIPKPLEINELENLLVEFGIV comes from the coding sequence ATGAGAAAAATTGCCATTTATGGAAAAGGCGGAATTGGAAAGTCAACCACCACACAAAATACTGTTGCTGGTCTTGCGGAGATGGGAAAGAAGGTTATGGTCGTTGGATGTGATCCCAAAGCAGACTCTACAAGGCTTCTGCTTGGAGGCCTTGCCCAAAAGACAGTACTCGATACGTTACGAGAAGAGGGTGAAGATGTTGAACTTGAAGATATTATACGGGAAGGTTATGGCAAAACACGATGTGTAGAATCCGGCGGTCCCGAACCTGGTGTTGGTTGTGCAGGCAGAGGGATAATAACTTCCGTTAACTTGCTTGAGCAATTGGGGGGGTACAGCGATGATTGGGAGCTGGATTATGCCTTTTATGATGTGCTTGGTGATGTTGTATGCGGTGGATTCGCAATGCCGATACGTGAAGGAAAAGCGCAGGAGATCTATATCGTGGTATCGGGCGAAATGATGGCAATGTATGCATGTAATAATATATGCAAAGGTATCGTTAAGTTTGCCGATGCCGGTGGTGTGCGTTTGGGTGGTATAATTTGTAATTCTCGGAAGGTAGATAATGAGAGAGAAATGATTCAAGAGTTTGCAAAAAAATTAGGATCCCAGATGATACATTTTGTTCCCCGTGATAACATGGTACAAAAAGCAGAGATTAACCGTAAAACAGTAATTGATTACGATCCTACACATTCTCAGGCAGATGAATACAGGCAACTTGCGAAAAAAGTGGACGAAAATGAACTGAAGGTGATTCCAAAACCTCTGGAAATTAATGAGCTGGAAAACCTACTTGTCGAGTTCGGTATTGTGTAA
- a CDS encoding P-II family nitrogen regulator, translated as MLMIRAIVRPNKADDVLAGLLEAGYPAVTKISVYGRGKQRGLTAGGVTYDELPKELLLSVIKDKDKEFVINTIIECARTGREGVYGDGKIFVSPVLESYTISSGVKETSEEG; from the coding sequence ATGTTAATGATTAGAGCAATAGTTCGTCCCAATAAAGCCGACGATGTACTCGCAGGATTGCTTGAGGCCGGGTATCCGGCCGTAACAAAAATCTCTGTTTACGGCAGAGGTAAACAGAGAGGCTTGACAGCAGGGGGGGTGACCTATGATGAATTACCGAAAGAACTTCTTTTGAGTGTTATAAAAGATAAAGATAAGGAATTTGTGATAAATACGATTATTGAGTGTGCAAGGACGGGACGCGAAGGGGTCTACGGTGATGGTAAAATTTTTGTCTCTCCGGTACTGGAATCCTACACGATAAGTTCAGGTGTAAAAGAAACTTCAGAGGAGGGTTAA
- a CDS encoding transposase, with protein MPQSLSRILLHLVFSTKNRTPLINDDLQPRLYAYITAILSNLKCPSLQTGGAADHVHILCCHSRTVALCDLMEEVKKSTSKWMKNVGVPIFSWQSGYGAFSIGESQIEKLIRYIQIQKEHHKVVTFQQEYRKFLELYKIEYDEKYVWD; from the coding sequence ATGCCCCAATCATTATCACGTATCCTGCTTCACCTTGTATTCAGCACTAAAAACCGAACACCATTGATAAACGATGATCTCCAACCACGATTGTACGCCTATATAACAGCAATTTTAAGCAACCTGAAATGCCCTTCATTACAAACTGGTGGTGCCGCTGATCACGTTCATATACTTTGCTGCCATTCACGAACCGTAGCGTTGTGTGATCTTATGGAAGAGGTAAAAAAATCAACCTCAAAATGGATGAAAAACGTGGGGGTTCCAATTTTTTCCTGGCAGAGCGGGTACGGTGCTTTTTCAATCGGAGAATCACAAATTGAGAAATTAATTCGATACATACAGATTCAGAAGGAACATCATAAAGTTGTTACATTTCAGCAAGAGTACAGAAAGTTTTTGGAACTATACAAAATTGAATATGATGAAAAATATGTTTGGGATTGA